From Streptomyces sp. GSL17-111, one genomic window encodes:
- a CDS encoding nucleotide sugar dehydrogenase has protein sequence MRVSVFGLGYVGCVSAVCLARMGHQVIGVDVNRVKVDLVNQGRAPVVEERIGELTAEVVLSGALRATGDVGEAVRASEVSLVCVGTPSEPNGSLCTTYLERVTEQIGAALAERGGRHTVVFRSTMLPGTCLNLLVPILEKSVGGTAGVDVGVAVNPEFLREGTSVRDFYDPPKTVIGELDPASGEVVRALYEGLPGEVFRVPIPTAEAIKYADNAFHGLKIGFANELGAVFQALGVDSHQVMDVFLADRKLNISPAYLRPGFAFGGSCLPKDLRSLVHAARRADVSVPILAHVLPSNEDHLQRAVELVERTGKRRAGLFGLSFKPGTDDLRESPLVELAERLFGKGYDLRIYDANVSLSRLLGANREYIETRLPHLAQLLAGSVEEVLDHADVCVVGTRDPAVLAALPHGDGRAIVDLVHLPDAETRQTEPGYMGLAW, from the coding sequence ATGAGGGTCAGCGTCTTCGGGCTCGGTTACGTGGGCTGCGTGTCGGCCGTGTGCCTGGCCCGGATGGGCCACCAGGTCATCGGGGTGGACGTGAACCGGGTCAAGGTGGACCTGGTCAACCAGGGCCGGGCCCCGGTGGTCGAGGAGCGCATCGGCGAGCTCACCGCCGAGGTCGTGCTCAGCGGGGCGTTACGCGCCACCGGTGACGTCGGCGAGGCGGTCCGGGCGAGCGAGGTGTCGCTGGTCTGTGTGGGGACGCCGTCCGAGCCCAACGGAAGCCTGTGCACGACGTACCTGGAGCGGGTCACCGAGCAGATCGGCGCCGCACTGGCCGAGCGGGGCGGGCGGCACACCGTCGTCTTCCGCAGCACGATGCTCCCGGGCACCTGCCTGAACCTGCTGGTACCGATCCTGGAGAAGTCCGTCGGCGGTACGGCCGGCGTGGACGTCGGGGTCGCGGTCAACCCGGAGTTCCTGCGCGAGGGCACGAGCGTGCGGGACTTCTACGACCCGCCCAAGACGGTCATCGGCGAACTCGACCCGGCCAGCGGCGAGGTGGTGCGGGCGCTGTACGAGGGCCTGCCCGGCGAGGTGTTCCGGGTGCCGATCCCGACGGCCGAGGCCATCAAGTACGCGGACAACGCCTTCCACGGCCTCAAGATCGGCTTCGCGAACGAACTGGGCGCGGTGTTCCAGGCGCTCGGGGTGGACTCCCACCAGGTCATGGACGTGTTCCTGGCCGACCGCAAGCTCAACATCAGCCCCGCCTACCTGCGGCCCGGCTTCGCCTTCGGCGGCTCCTGCCTGCCCAAGGACCTGCGCAGCCTCGTCCACGCGGCTCGGCGGGCCGACGTCTCCGTGCCCATCCTCGCCCACGTGCTGCCCTCCAACGAGGACCATCTGCAGCGCGCAGTGGAGCTGGTCGAGCGCACCGGCAAACGCCGGGCCGGCCTGTTCGGGCTGTCCTTCAAACCGGGCACCGACGACCTCCGCGAGAGCCCGCTCGTCGAGCTGGCGGAGCGGCTCTTCGGCAAGGGGTACGACCTGCGGATCTACGACGCCAACGTGAGCCTCTCCCGGCTGCTCGGCGCGAACCGCGAATACATCGAGACCCGCCTGCCGCACCTCGCGCAACTGCTCGCCGGTTCCGTCGAGGAGGTGCTCGACCACGCCGACGTGTGCGTGGTCGGTACCCGGGATCCGGCCGTACTGGCGGCGCTGCCGCACGGCGACGGCCGGGCGATCGTCGACCTCGTCCACCTTCCCGACGCCGAGACGCGTCAGACAGAACCGGGGTACATGGGCCTTGCTTGGTAA